The following proteins are co-located in the Acidobacteriota bacterium genome:
- a CDS encoding secondary thiamine-phosphate synthase enzyme YjbQ has product MSGRLRDVARDHVSVAVAPALQPRRRDPFEASGAIPVARGFSLATPDLRDGCVELADPRPVESLRLETPEPEPRHDSQLDSPVAWTALHETLALRTADDVEFIDLTDAVLALVGRHRLVSGFVNVQTRHTTTAIVLNEAEPLLLDDFRRTLERVAPRLWGYAHDDFRRRRHVAPAERVNGHAHCRALVLPGSASINVADGALCLGRWQRVLFVELDGGQRREVSVALVGLSSRRGEEESA; this is encoded by the coding sequence ATGAGCGGCCGCCTGCGAGACGTCGCGCGAGACCACGTCTCGGTAGCCGTAGCGCCGGCGCTTCAGCCCCGGCGGCGTGACCCGTTCGAGGCGAGCGGCGCGATTCCGGTGGCGCGAGGCTTCAGCCTGGCCACCCCCGACCTGCGCGATGGCTGCGTCGAACTCGCCGACCCTCGACCGGTGGAGAGCCTCCGCCTCGAGACGCCGGAGCCGGAACCCCGTCACGACAGCCAGCTGGACTCGCCCGTCGCCTGGACCGCGCTGCACGAGACGCTGGCGCTGCGCACGGCGGATGACGTCGAGTTCATCGACCTCACCGATGCCGTGCTCGCTCTCGTCGGGCGCCATCGCCTCGTGTCCGGGTTCGTCAACGTCCAGACCCGCCACACGACGACCGCCATCGTCCTGAACGAGGCCGAGCCGCTACTGCTCGACGACTTCCGGCGGACGCTCGAGCGCGTCGCCCCGCGACTCTGGGGGTACGCGCACGACGACTTCCGGCGGCGCCGGCACGTCGCGCCCGCGGAGCGCGTGAACGGGCATGCGCACTGCCGCGCGCTCGTCCTGCCCGGCAGCGCCTCGATCAACGTGGCCGATGGCGCGTTGTGCCTCGGGCGGTGGCAGCGGGTGCTGTTTGTTGAGCTCGACGGCGGGCAGCGACGCGAGGTGTCGGTGGCACTCGTCGGGTTATCGAGCCGTCGGGGGGAGGAGGAGTCGGCCTGA
- a CDS encoding inner membrane CreD family protein: protein MTVPRLLAIVVIFVGAAVAWFALGASLTIRSGEHDSRLAHDVARLWGGPQVQVAPTAFVRRPLQTTETVSDKDAGGRVVSRRDVTRQTFVDVPMPLVASKVDVRLDLEHRRRGLLWYDTYAVAFRATYTFRNPDPIERSLRLHFTFPNQTSPYDDFLFLVDGRPVVAGADFESGVSADAVVAGGGEVRLEVGYRSRGLDTWVYAFDQEGVSQVRDFTMAMTTDFEAVDFPVGTLSPTTKERTAEGWTLGWAFTNLVTGQRVGMDLPNRLNPGPLAARITFFAPVSLLFFLTVLVMLGVTRGESLHPMNYFFLAAAFFAFHLLLAYLVDHISIHAAFAIAAAVSLLLVLSYLRVVTGMRRALLHAGSAQLVFLVLFSYAFFFEGYTGLTVTIGAVVTLFVLMQMTARVRWADVFSARLPRASMEVGR from the coding sequence GTGACCGTTCCCCGTCTGCTCGCCATCGTCGTCATCTTCGTCGGCGCCGCCGTGGCGTGGTTCGCCCTCGGGGCATCGCTCACCATCCGGTCGGGCGAGCACGACAGCCGGCTCGCGCACGACGTCGCGCGGCTCTGGGGCGGCCCGCAGGTTCAGGTGGCGCCCACCGCCTTCGTCCGCCGCCCGTTGCAGACCACCGAGACCGTGTCCGACAAGGACGCCGGCGGCCGGGTCGTGAGCCGGCGCGACGTGACGCGCCAGACATTCGTGGACGTGCCCATGCCGCTTGTCGCCTCCAAGGTCGACGTCCGGCTGGACCTCGAGCACCGGCGGCGCGGTCTGCTCTGGTACGACACGTACGCGGTCGCCTTTCGCGCCACCTACACGTTCCGCAACCCCGACCCAATCGAGCGTTCCCTGCGCCTCCACTTCACGTTTCCAAATCAGACCTCGCCGTACGACGACTTCCTCTTCCTCGTGGACGGACGGCCCGTCGTCGCCGGCGCGGATTTCGAGAGCGGCGTCTCGGCCGACGCCGTGGTCGCCGGCGGCGGCGAGGTCCGGCTCGAGGTCGGCTACCGGTCGCGCGGGCTCGACACGTGGGTGTACGCGTTCGACCAGGAAGGCGTCTCGCAGGTGCGCGACTTCACGATGGCGATGACGACGGATTTCGAGGCCGTCGATTTCCCGGTCGGCACCTTGTCGCCGACGACGAAGGAGCGCACGGCGGAAGGCTGGACGCTCGGCTGGGCGTTCACGAACCTCGTGACCGGGCAGCGCGTCGGCATGGACCTCCCCAACCGTCTCAACCCCGGCCCCCTTGCCGCGCGCATCACCTTCTTCGCGCCCGTGTCGCTGCTCTTCTTCCTCACCGTGCTCGTCATGCTCGGCGTGACGCGCGGCGAGAGCCTTCATCCCATGAACTACTTCTTCCTCGCGGCGGCGTTCTTCGCGTTCCACCTGCTGCTCGCGTATCTCGTCGACCACATCTCCATTCACGCGGCGTTTGCCATCGCGGCGGCCGTCTCGCTGCTGCTCGTGCTCAGTTATCTGCGCGTCGTGACCGGGATGCGGCGCGCGCTGCTGCACGCAGGCTCGGCGCAGCTCGTCTTTCTCGTGCTCTTCAGCTACGCGTTCTTCTTCGAGGGCTACACCGGCCTGACCGTGACCATCGGCGCCGTCGTGACGCTCTTCGTGCTGATGCAGATGACCGCGCGGGTGCGGTGGGCCGACGTCTTCTCCGCGCGCTTGCCGCGCGCGTCGATGGAGGTGGGGCGATGA
- the rdgB gene encoding RdgB/HAM1 family non-canonical purine NTP pyrophosphatase: MDGSERLLVATTNTGKFDEIAALLAGVRLAIVSLASAPAVPEPDETGATFEENARQKATYYARATGWLTVAEDSGLEIDALDGEPGVRSARFPGGTYPEKFENIFRRLDERGHRDSPARFVCALALARGNQVLFEVRGVVEGLITREPRGTGGFGYDPIFFYPPLGRTLAEVEAGDKHAVSHRGHAFRALRAFLLDSDRRG, from the coding sequence ATGGACGGCAGCGAGCGCCTGCTGGTGGCGACGACCAACACCGGCAAGTTCGACGAGATCGCGGCGCTGCTCGCTGGCGTGCGGCTCGCGATCGTCTCCTTGGCCAGTGCGCCCGCCGTGCCGGAGCCGGACGAAACGGGCGCGACCTTCGAAGAGAACGCCAGACAGAAGGCGACGTACTACGCGCGCGCCACGGGGTGGCTGACGGTTGCCGAGGACTCGGGCCTCGAAATCGACGCGCTCGACGGCGAGCCGGGCGTGCGCTCGGCCCGCTTCCCCGGCGGGACCTACCCGGAGAAGTTCGAGAACATCTTTCGTCGCCTCGACGAACGCGGGCACCGCGACAGCCCGGCGCGGTTCGTCTGCGCGCTCGCCCTCGCACGCGGCAATCAGGTCCTGTTCGAGGTGCGAGGCGTCGTCGAGGGCCTCATCACGCGCGAGCCGCGAGGCACGGGCGGGTTCGGCTACGACCCGATCTTCTTCTATCCGCCGCTCGGCCGGACGCTCGCCGAGGTCGAGGCGGGGGACAAGCACGCGGTCAGCCATCGCGGCCACGCGTTCCGCGCGTTGCGGGCGTTCCTGCTGGATTCGGATCGGCGGGGCTGA
- a CDS encoding transcriptional regulator, whose translation MPAPTRYRFGPFLVSPRQRALLCDGREVPLIPRYFDLLVLLVARRDEAVHRNDIFATVWSDVVVSDGALTQAVRALRRALGDDVREPVFIRTISRHGYRFVYEPVVEEPDDGALPRVNHATEPAPGAASGVLDPAVAADSGGPRVEEARGAERQDARDEPQAAVAVSATAPGGPDAAEAEIDRLLDRLCAESVQDEERRECAERLHGFGLARVLERLDVRPNATLARAVLRDTRWDVAGAGDVPLGRGLTALRTAGALVALRARRAWRLAGDRWLAGLVGAGVAGAVVGAAGGLALAVAPDANAPPAAAAVLGLIGAAAGAWGAAGVGAGIAGAEVLARSARGVAVLACAAAGGAVVSALGGQLLRWTLEALFGLRLAPLAGALEGLVLGAAIGGAYAWGTRGLAGGGMAAPRGRARLGLAGTVAAAGAFAALALVTAGQPMVGGMVHEVARASRQSSLSLAPLARVVGEPDVGPVTGALIGVVEGAAFGFGLVVGLARRPRPLGVRS comes from the coding sequence GTGCCTGCCCCGACCCGCTACCGCTTCGGCCCGTTTCTCGTCTCGCCTCGCCAGCGGGCGCTGCTCTGCGACGGCCGCGAGGTGCCGCTCATCCCGCGCTACTTCGACCTGCTGGTGCTGCTCGTCGCCCGGCGCGACGAGGCCGTGCATCGCAACGACATCTTCGCCACCGTCTGGTCCGATGTCGTCGTGTCGGACGGCGCCCTCACGCAGGCCGTCCGGGCGCTGCGCCGGGCGCTCGGCGACGACGTGCGCGAGCCGGTGTTCATCCGCACCATCTCGCGCCACGGCTATCGGTTCGTGTACGAACCCGTGGTCGAGGAACCCGATGACGGTGCGCTGCCCCGGGTGAACCACGCCACGGAGCCCGCGCCGGGGGCCGCGTCCGGCGTGCTCGACCCGGCCGTGGCGGCGGATTCGGGTGGGCCTCGCGTGGAGGAGGCCCGCGGCGCCGAGCGACAGGATGCGCGCGACGAGCCGCAGGCGGCCGTCGCGGTCTCAGCGACTGCACCGGGCGGGCCGGATGCGGCCGAGGCCGAGATCGACCGCCTGCTCGACCGCTTGTGCGCCGAGTCGGTACAGGACGAGGAACGGCGCGAGTGTGCGGAGCGGCTGCACGGGTTCGGTCTCGCGCGCGTGCTCGAGCGGCTCGACGTGAGGCCGAACGCGACGCTGGCGCGTGCCGTGCTGCGCGACACGCGCTGGGACGTCGCCGGGGCCGGCGACGTGCCGCTCGGCCGTGGCCTGACGGCTCTGCGTACCGCTGGTGCCCTCGTGGCGCTCAGGGCGCGACGGGCCTGGCGGCTCGCGGGCGACCGCTGGCTCGCGGGCCTCGTTGGCGCCGGGGTGGCCGGCGCGGTCGTCGGCGCAGCCGGGGGGCTCGCGCTGGCCGTGGCGCCGGACGCGAACGCGCCGCCCGCCGCAGCGGCCGTGCTCGGGCTGATCGGCGCGGCGGCGGGCGCTTGGGGGGCCGCCGGGGTCGGCGCCGGCATCGCGGGGGCCGAGGTGCTGGCGCGTTCGGCGCGCGGCGTCGCGGTGCTCGCCTGTGCGGCGGCCGGCGGCGCCGTCGTGAGCGCACTCGGCGGGCAGCTGCTCCGGTGGACCCTCGAGGCGCTCTTCGGCCTGCGCCTCGCGCCGCTCGCCGGAGCGCTCGAGGGCCTTGTGCTCGGCGCCGCGATTGGCGGCGCCTACGCCTGGGGCACACGCGGGCTGGCGGGCGGGGGCATGGCGGCGCCGCGCGGGCGGGCCCGGCTCGGCCTTGCCGGCACCGTCGCGGCAGCCGGCGCGTTCGCCGCGCTCGCCCTGGTAACCGCCGGCCAACCGATGGTGGGCGGGATGGTGCACGAGGTCGCGCGCGCGTCGCGCCAGTCGAGCCTCTCGCTGGCTCCCCTGGCCCGCGTGGTCGGCGAACCCGACGTCGGCCCCGTGACCGGGGCCCTGATTGGCGTCGTCGAGGGCGCCGCCTTCGGCTTCGGCCTCGTCGTCGGCCTCGCCCGCCGCCCCCGCCCCCTCGGGGTCAGGTCTTGA
- the rph gene encoding ribonuclease PH, producing the protein MTRSDQRAAAELRATRMTPHYLIHAEGSVLIEAGNTRVICAASVEDRVPPFLRGAGKGWVTAEYGMLPRATNTRNTREATSGKVSGRTQEIQRLIGRALRAVTRLEALGERTVWVDCDVIQADGGTRTASITGAFVALVLALQKVRTQGGLQVMPITDYVAATSVGIVDGTPVVDLAYDEDSRAEVDMNVIKTGDGRFVEVQGTAEGEPFSQDDLDQLLTLAGEAIRQLVDLQRSIVGDLLAPAPAARS; encoded by the coding sequence ATGACCCGATCCGACCAGCGCGCCGCCGCAGAGCTGCGCGCGACGCGCATGACCCCGCACTACCTGATTCACGCCGAAGGATCCGTGCTCATCGAAGCCGGGAACACGCGGGTCATCTGCGCCGCGAGCGTCGAGGACCGGGTGCCGCCGTTCCTTCGCGGGGCGGGCAAGGGCTGGGTGACCGCGGAGTACGGCATGCTCCCCCGCGCGACCAACACGCGGAACACGCGCGAGGCGACGAGCGGCAAGGTCAGCGGCCGCACGCAGGAGATCCAGCGGCTCATCGGGCGGGCGCTGCGCGCCGTGACGCGGCTCGAGGCCCTGGGCGAACGCACCGTCTGGGTCGATTGCGACGTCATCCAGGCCGATGGCGGCACGCGCACCGCCTCGATCACCGGCGCGTTCGTCGCGCTCGTGCTCGCGCTGCAGAAGGTCCGCACGCAGGGCGGGCTGCAGGTGATGCCGATCACCGACTACGTCGCGGCCACCAGCGTGGGCATCGTCGACGGCACGCCGGTCGTCGACCTCGCCTACGACGAGGATTCGCGGGCCGAGGTCGACATGAACGTCATCAAGACGGGCGATGGGCGGTTCGTCGAGGTCCAGGGCACGGCCGAGGGCGAGCCGTTCTCCCAGGACGACCTCGACCAGTTGCTGACGCTGGCCGGCGAGGCCATCCGGCAGCTCGTCGACCTCCAGCGTTCGATCGTGGGCGACCTCCTTGCGCCCGCCCCGGCTGCGCGCTCGTGA
- a CDS encoding S9 family peptidase: MHRLLSALVLVLIGAPATAAAQPRPMTIDDVLTLRRLADPQMAPDGRRLVVVASEPDETRNRTSRSLWLQAGDEPARQITRGPNDRSPRWAPDGARLAYLSARGDRDQVWMLAFPGGEPERLTDSPTPVSAFAWSPDGAAIAFSAVDPTTDEQRERAQRGDDAYVVNQTFEWRRLWVLDVRTREVRRLATPDMDVREFAWAPDGRKLAVAMAPTTLFDLARESEIFSLPVDGGAPVRLTDNDALEQQLQWSPDGIAVYFVASDAERFVNAEAKLFRLDLATRAIARLAQAFEYGLASPRVLDDGRHVLALCGIRATRRLCRLDLTADRVVALSADTGTVQGFSTTADGSAVGLVFTDASTPPALWRGTTAPYAAKPAWQPNAHAAGWMLGETRTIEWTSRDGWTVEGLLTLPVGYAAGTKVPLVVVLHGGPEAAKTLAFDPDYMDYTQVLAGRGYAVLWPNYRGGTNYGDRFLQGMNGDTGGGDFHDIMTGVDAVVALGLADPERLGVMGWSWGGISTGWIVTQTHRFKAASAGAMVSNHFSVFGEADLTYDVEHFYVGGTPWADPMKYIRLSPIGHVMKAKTPTLLLHGLDDVRCPFPQSMEFYRGLRAAGVETELVAYPREPHVFRELLHQRDKMERELAWFERFLRQTVPDLRKEASR; this comes from the coding sequence ATGCATCGTCTCCTGTCTGCGTTGGTCCTCGTGCTGATTGGAGCGCCCGCGACCGCTGCGGCTCAGCCGCGGCCGATGACCATCGACGACGTCCTCACCCTGCGCCGCCTGGCCGACCCGCAGATGGCGCCCGATGGCCGCCGCCTCGTCGTCGTCGCGAGCGAGCCCGATGAGACGCGCAACCGCACGAGCCGCAGCCTGTGGCTGCAGGCGGGCGACGAGCCCGCGCGGCAGATCACGAGAGGGCCGAACGACCGCTCGCCGCGATGGGCGCCCGACGGCGCCAGGCTCGCCTATCTCTCGGCCCGCGGCGACCGCGACCAGGTGTGGATGCTCGCCTTCCCCGGCGGCGAGCCGGAACGCCTCACCGACAGCCCGACGCCGGTATCGGCATTCGCCTGGTCGCCCGACGGAGCGGCCATCGCCTTCAGCGCCGTCGACCCGACGACCGACGAGCAGCGCGAGCGAGCGCAGCGGGGTGACGATGCCTACGTCGTGAACCAGACGTTCGAGTGGCGGCGCCTGTGGGTACTCGACGTCCGCACCCGCGAGGTCCGTCGCCTCGCGACGCCCGACATGGATGTGCGCGAGTTCGCCTGGGCGCCAGACGGCCGGAAGCTCGCCGTCGCCATGGCGCCGACGACGCTCTTCGACCTCGCGCGCGAGAGCGAGATCTTCTCCCTGCCCGTCGACGGCGGGGCCCCGGTCCGTCTGACCGACAACGACGCGCTCGAGCAGCAGCTCCAGTGGTCGCCTGACGGCATCGCCGTCTACTTCGTCGCCTCCGACGCCGAGCGGTTCGTCAACGCCGAAGCCAAGCTGTTCCGGCTCGACCTCGCCACCCGCGCCATCGCGCGCCTCGCGCAGGCGTTCGAGTACGGCCTCGCGAGCCCGCGCGTGCTCGACGACGGCCGGCACGTCCTCGCGCTCTGCGGCATCCGCGCCACGCGCCGCCTCTGCCGGCTCGACCTCACCGCCGATCGCGTCGTCGCGCTCTCGGCCGACACCGGCACGGTACAGGGGTTCTCGACGACGGCCGACGGCTCGGCCGTGGGCCTCGTCTTCACCGACGCGTCGACGCCGCCGGCGCTGTGGCGCGGCACGACCGCGCCGTACGCGGCGAAGCCCGCCTGGCAGCCGAACGCGCACGCCGCGGGCTGGATGCTCGGCGAGACGCGCACGATCGAGTGGACGAGCCGCGACGGGTGGACCGTCGAGGGCCTGCTCACGCTGCCGGTCGGCTACGCGGCCGGCACGAAGGTCCCGCTCGTCGTCGTGTTGCACGGCGGGCCCGAAGCTGCGAAGACGCTCGCCTTCGACCCCGACTACATGGACTACACGCAGGTGCTCGCCGGGCGCGGCTACGCCGTGCTCTGGCCCAACTACCGCGGCGGCACCAACTACGGCGACCGCTTCCTGCAGGGGATGAACGGCGACACGGGCGGCGGCGACTTCCACGACATCATGACCGGCGTCGACGCCGTCGTCGCGCTCGGCCTCGCCGATCCCGAGCGCCTCGGCGTGATGGGCTGGAGCTGGGGCGGCATCTCGACGGGGTGGATCGTGACGCAGACGCACCGCTTCAAGGCGGCCTCGGCCGGCGCGATGGTCTCGAACCATTTCTCGGTGTTCGGCGAGGCCGACCTCACCTACGACGTCGAGCACTTCTACGTCGGCGGCACGCCCTGGGCCGACCCGATGAAGTACATCCGCCTGTCGCCCATCGGCCACGTCATGAAGGCGAAGACGCCGACGCTGCTGCTGCACGGGCTCGACGACGTGCGGTGCCCGTTTCCGCAGAGCATGGAGTTCTACCGCGGCCTGCGCGCGGCCGGCGTCGAGACCGAGCTCGTCGCGTATCCGCGCGAGCCGCACGTGTTCCGCGAGCTCCTGCACCAGCGCGACAAGATGGAACGGGAGCTGGCGTGGTTCGAGCGGTTCCTGCGGCAGACCGTGCCCGACCTGAGGAAGGAGGCGTCTCGATGA
- a CDS encoding heme-binding protein has product MTAWLLALALAATTSPAASQLADRKALTLEGAKRMMAAAEAEARANHWNVAIAIVDQAGDLLMFQRFDEAPLANIEIALAKARTAVRLRQPTKRLEDNVAGGRTTLLAIEGAMPLEGGLPILVDGRVIGAVGVSGVASANDARIAQAGIDALVVR; this is encoded by the coding sequence ATGACCGCCTGGCTGCTGGCGCTCGCGCTCGCGGCCACGACGAGCCCCGCAGCCTCGCAGCTCGCCGATCGCAAGGCCCTCACGCTCGAAGGCGCCAAGCGCATGATGGCGGCCGCCGAGGCCGAAGCCCGCGCCAACCACTGGAACGTCGCCATCGCCATCGTCGATCAGGCGGGCGACCTCCTGATGTTCCAGCGTTTCGACGAGGCGCCGCTCGCCAACATCGAGATCGCGCTGGCGAAGGCGCGCACGGCCGTCCGGCTGCGCCAGCCCACGAAACGGCTCGAGGACAACGTCGCCGGCGGGCGCACGACGCTGCTCGCCATCGAGGGCGCCATGCCGCTCGAGGGCGGCCTGCCGATCCTCGTCGACGGCCGGGTGATTGGCGCCGTGGGCGTGAGCGGCGTTGCGTCGGCCAACGACGCGCGGATCGCGCAGGCCGGCATCGACGCCCTCGTGGTGCGGTGA
- a CDS encoding GerMN domain-containing protein: MRRVVLVGLLGAAIAVAIGWLLVAGMPRWFGPRVLDTAAVPIAPGTSAADARRIRANLFFVSEDGMRLVSVEREVAYGENTAEQARAILTALLGPAPEPLAGPLPEGTALRGVYLTDRGEAYVDLSATATTAHRGGSLDELFSVYAVVNTLTTNLPAIGAVQILVDGREVDSLAGHIDLRHPLRKNLEWTEAPE, encoded by the coding sequence GTGCGCCGCGTCGTGCTCGTCGGCCTGCTCGGCGCCGCGATCGCGGTGGCGATCGGATGGCTGCTCGTGGCGGGCATGCCGCGCTGGTTCGGCCCTCGGGTGCTCGACACGGCCGCGGTGCCGATCGCGCCCGGAACGTCGGCCGCCGATGCGCGCCGCATCCGCGCGAACCTGTTCTTCGTGTCCGAGGACGGCATGCGGCTCGTCTCGGTCGAACGCGAGGTGGCCTACGGCGAGAACACCGCGGAGCAGGCACGCGCCATCCTGACCGCCCTGCTCGGCCCGGCACCCGAACCGCTCGCAGGGCCCCTGCCAGAGGGCACGGCGCTGCGCGGGGTGTATCTCACCGACCGCGGCGAGGCCTACGTCGACCTGAGCGCGACCGCGACGACGGCCCACCGGGGCGGCTCGCTCGACGAGCTCTTCTCCGTCTACGCCGTCGTGAACACCCTGACCACGAACCTGCCGGCCATCGGAGCCGTGCAGATTCTCGTCGACGGCCGCGAGGTCGACTCCCTCGCCGGCCACATCGATCTCCGGCACCCGCTCCGGAAGAACCTCGAGTGGACTGAGGCACCCGAATGA
- a CDS encoding methyltransferase domain-containing protein gives MIRRTMAMCVTLLMASVALAGNEPRPAASEAAQATQAPSRVPDVVFVPTPEEVVDAMLKVAKVTSKDVVYDLGSGDGRIAIAAAKQHGARAIGIDIDPERIAEAKENARQAGVTDKVRFIQADLFESNISEATVVTLYLLPSLNLKLMPKLMKELKPGTRIVSHAFDMGDWEPEQELDVDGRKVYYWTIPKR, from the coding sequence ATGATCCGTCGAACGATGGCGATGTGCGTCACGCTGCTCATGGCGAGCGTGGCGCTGGCAGGCAACGAACCGCGTCCCGCTGCAAGCGAAGCCGCGCAGGCGACTCAGGCCCCGAGCCGCGTGCCGGACGTCGTCTTCGTGCCGACGCCGGAAGAGGTGGTCGACGCGATGCTCAAGGTGGCCAAGGTCACGAGCAAGGACGTCGTGTACGACCTCGGATCTGGAGACGGACGGATCGCGATAGCCGCCGCCAAGCAGCACGGCGCGCGTGCCATCGGGATCGACATCGATCCCGAGCGCATTGCCGAGGCCAAGGAGAACGCGAGGCAGGCCGGCGTCACCGACAAGGTCCGCTTCATCCAGGCCGACCTCTTCGAGTCGAACATCAGCGAGGCGACCGTGGTGACGCTCTACCTGCTGCCGAGCCTCAACCTGAAGCTCATGCCGAAGCTGATGAAGGAACTGAAGCCCGGCACGCGCATCGTCTCGCACGCCTTCGACATGGGCGACTGGGAGCCCGAGCAGGAGCTCGACGTCGACGGCCGGAAGGTCTACTACTGGACGATTCCGAAGCGGTAG
- a CDS encoding amidohydrolase family protein — MVDGQCPPGTTEVRPGRCRAPEFPPPSILDYKPRSTLVADVNLVPKAKYPVIDIHSHTGPTAETIDRLIGEMDAMGLQVLVNLSGGSAPDAVRQKVDFIRASRYPDRFRVFANVVWDGAGGPGWAEKAVADLEAAVKNGAIGLKIAKNLGLTAKKADGTRLKVDDPVLKPIWDACARLNIPVIIHTAEPKEFFSPLDYQNERWLELALFPDRRNYMPGQPTFDELQAERDRMFEANPKTRYIGAHFAYYGHNLPGAAALLDRLPNVVLEVSAVLHEFGRQPRAARDFFVKYQDRILFGKDAYEPSEFPYYWRVFETRDEYFDYYRDYHAFWKLYGMDLPDEVLKKVYYKNALRVTPGLPQTGWPE, encoded by the coding sequence ATGGTCGACGGCCAGTGCCCGCCGGGCACGACCGAGGTCCGTCCCGGCCGATGCCGGGCGCCGGAGTTCCCGCCACCCAGCATCCTCGACTACAAGCCGCGGTCGACGCTCGTCGCCGACGTCAACCTCGTGCCGAAGGCGAAGTATCCGGTCATCGACATCCACAGCCACACCGGTCCGACCGCCGAGACGATCGACCGGCTGATTGGCGAGATGGACGCGATGGGCCTGCAGGTCCTCGTCAATTTGAGCGGAGGCAGCGCGCCCGACGCCGTGAGGCAGAAGGTCGACTTCATTCGCGCGAGCCGCTACCCGGATCGCTTCCGCGTGTTCGCCAACGTCGTCTGGGATGGCGCCGGCGGGCCGGGCTGGGCCGAGAAGGCCGTGGCCGACCTGGAGGCCGCCGTGAAGAACGGCGCCATCGGCCTCAAGATCGCGAAGAACCTCGGGTTGACGGCCAAGAAGGCCGACGGCACGCGGTTGAAGGTGGACGATCCCGTCCTGAAGCCCATCTGGGACGCCTGCGCGCGCCTGAACATCCCGGTCATCATCCACACGGCCGAGCCGAAGGAGTTCTTCTCGCCGCTCGACTACCAGAACGAGCGTTGGCTCGAGCTCGCGCTCTTCCCCGACCGCCGCAACTACATGCCCGGCCAGCCGACGTTCGACGAGCTGCAGGCCGAGCGCGACCGCATGTTCGAGGCGAACCCGAAGACGCGGTACATCGGCGCGCACTTCGCGTACTACGGACACAACCTGCCGGGCGCGGCGGCTCTGCTCGATCGGCTGCCGAACGTGGTGCTCGAGGTGTCGGCGGTGCTCCACGAGTTCGGCCGGCAGCCGCGCGCGGCGCGCGACTTCTTCGTCAAGTACCAGGACCGCATCCTGTTCGGCAAGGACGCCTACGAGCCCTCGGAGTTTCCGTACTACTGGCGGGTGTTCGAGACGCGCGACGAGTACTTCGACTACTACCGCGACTACCACGCCTTCTGGAAGCTCTACGGTATGGATCTGCCAGACGAGGTGCTCAAGAAGGTCTATTACAAGAACGCGCTGCGCGTGACGCCGGGGCTCCCGCAGACGGGGTGGCCGGAGTAG